In Porites lutea chromosome 7, jaPorLute2.1, whole genome shotgun sequence, a single window of DNA contains:
- the LOC140943686 gene encoding uncharacterized protein KIAA1958-like, with translation MNVFKSWCQSRHLENVNIETIAPEELDNILSKFYAEVKKRDGDDYEPECLKIMQSAIERYLKEKNYPLSIVRSREFHNSQEILHAKAISLRQQGKGKRPNKSQPLTSEEESSLWLKGQLGDFNGKVLTNVNFKNLTEQLGFRGRQEHYDAYVEDFVIRQQEDGSEAVEFREGPTKTRSGGLTISRRTTPQAMYSTDGGKTDPVRLFKLWLSKRPDGMKDKGPLYLSVINRPKSNDIWYTKIRMGENTIGNIMKSMASCLKTNKKLTNHSMRETLVSKLKKSGQPRNVICEITGHARESSLDDYDEIDENQRKELSHIISGFKVVPNENGPNDVSNQNSTAAKAPTIQKTVQQPVLHQRAPLVPINRAQQQSQMHQAMEFLNPDFQAAGFAGFPPSCPPQFQYRMAALTCAGNTAASSQNYTGCTFNFFSQENAMPQPQPQKKRRAYIIESDDED, from the coding sequence ATGAATGTATTCAAAAGTTGGTGCCAGTCTCGTCATCTAGAAAATGTAAACATAGAAACAATAGCGCCGGAAGAGCTTGACAACATCCTGAGCAAGTTTTAcgccgaagtaaaaaaaagggACGGAGATGATTACGAGCCGGAATGCCTTAAAATCATGCAGAGTGCCATTGAAAGGTATTTAAAGGAGAAGAATTATCCACTGAGCATCGTACGATCGAGGGAGTTTCACAACTCACAAGAAATCCTCCACGCGAAGGCAATTTCTCTGCGACAACAAGGAAAGGGGAAAAGACCAAACAAATCTCAGCCTCTCACTTCGGAGGAAGAGTCTTCCCTCTGGCTAAAAGGTCAGCTTGGTGATTTTAACGGAAAAGTCTTGACCAATGTTAACTTCAAAAACTTGACTGAGCAACTTGGATTCAGAGGTCGCCAGGAGCACTATGACGCCTACGTAGAGGACTTCGTTATAAGACAACAAGAAGACGGCAGCGAAGCTGTAGAATTCCGTGAAGGTCCCACTAAAACACGAAGCGGTGGTCTAACAATATCGCGAAGAACAACACCACAAGCTATGTATTCCACCGATGGCGGAAAAACTGATCCAGTGCGCCTTTTCAAGCTTTGGTTATCCAAGCGACCCGACGGAATGAAAGATAAAGGGCCACTGTACCTGAGCGTTATAAATCGTCCCAAATCAAATGATATCTGGTACACCAAAATTAGAATGGGCGAAAATACCATCGGCAACATCATGAAATCCATGGCCTCCTGTCTTAAGACGAACAAAAAACTGACCAACCACAGCATGAGAGAAACGTTGGTGTCCAAATTGAAAAAGTCTGGTCAGCCGCGCAACGTTATTTGTGAAATAACAGGCCATGCACGTGAATCTTCGTTGGACGACTACGACGAAATAGACGAGAATCAACGGAAAGAACTGTCGCACATAATTAGCGGATTTAAAGTAGTGCCAAATGAAAACGGTCCCAACGACGTTTCCAATCAAAACAGTACAGCTGCAAAGGCACCAACAATTCAAAAGACAGTCCAACAGCCAGTCCTACACCAGCGAGCACCACTGGTTCCTATTAATCGCGCCCAACAGCAAAGTCAAATGCACCAGGCCATGGAATTCCTGAATCCTGATTTTCAGGCTGCTGGTTTTGCAGGATTTCCGCCAAGTTGTCCCCCACAGTTTCAGTACCGCATGGCAGCGTTGACGTGTGCAGGTAATACTGCTGCTTCATCGCAGAATTACACCGGCTgtactttcaattttttctcccAAGAAAACGCGATGCCTCAGCCACAACCGCAGAAGAAGCGAAGGGCTTATATCATTGAGTCAGACGACGAGGATTAA
- the LOC140943687 gene encoding uncharacterized protein KIAA1958-like, whose protein sequence is MASRFKDLDVSVEDFISEQENESTKKKTLQNVAVLQQFLASKNEERKLEEIPPEELNEYLSEFIITVRTKDKQEEYEPSSLRGFIASFERYLKKKNYGHSIIKDLQFEKTRKALSSKQKDLKRKGKGNKPNASVAISEDDIQVLYEKKLLGTERPEALLNTLWLNNTTQFGLRGCKEHRDMCWGDVKLKKTSTGVEFLEYGERQTKTRLGDDTNDVRPIAPKMFSLPNSDRCPVLTYKVFAEKRPTQMNFDEAPFYLAVNNIKTDSLDKKPWFKQSPVGVNKLNSIMKVMSEKAELNKPRLKNHSGRKTMMQTLVNEEIPPTDIIQLSGHRNLQSVNNYATVSEKQQMKMSRTLSAFTTGIVSKKDAPREESSCGSSSENNKMLVSQQRTEHTVTSSTCGQQQALQIFAGATISGGNIHVSINTLNKKPILPTSPKPKYQRYKRLLSSDSESD, encoded by the coding sequence atggcatcaagatttaAGGATTTAGATGTGTCTGTGGAGGATTTCATCTcagaacaagaaaacgaaagcactaaaaagaaaactttgcaaaatgtaGCCGTGCTGCAACAATTCCTAGCATCGAAAAACGAGGAACGAAAACTTGAAGAGATCCCTCCAGAGGAGCTGAATGAATATTTGAGCGAATTCATCATAACAGTCCGCAccaaagacaaacaagaagaatacGAACCAAGCTCCCTTCGAGGATTCATTGCAAGCTTTGAGAGAtatctcaaaaagaaaaattacggtCACAGCATCATCAAAGACCTGCAattcgagaaaacaagaaaagctttGTCATCCAAGCAGAAAGATTTGAAACGCAAAGGGAAAGGCAATAAACCAAATGCATCTGTCGCTATCAGTGAAGACGACATACAAGTTCTCTACGAGAAAAAACTTCTAGGAACTGAGAGACCTGAAGCTCTGCTGAACACACTCTGGTTGAATAACACAACTCAGTTCGGTCTTCGCGGCTGCAAAGAGCACAGGGACATGTGCTGGGGCGACGTGAAGCTCAAGAAAACATCAACTGGAGTGGAATTTCTTGAATACGGAGAACGACAAACAAAAACCCGCCTCGGAGATGACACGAACGATGTTAGGCCGAtagctccaaaaatgttttcacttccAAATAGCGACAGATGTCCAGTGTTGACTTACAAGGTTTTCGCCGAAAAGAGACCGACTCAAATGAACTTTGACGAGGCGCCGTTTTATCTAGCGGTAAACAACATCAAGACAGACTCGCTCGACAAAAAGCCGTGGTTCAAACAGTCTCCTGTTGGTGTGAACAAACTCAATTCTATTATGAAGGTCATGTCAGAAAAAGCCGAACTTAATAAACCTCGACTTAAAAATCACAGTGGTAGAAAGACAATGATGCAGACCTTGGTGAACGAAGAAATCCCTCCCACTGACATAATTCAACTCTCAGGTCACAGAAATCTTCAAAGCGTTAACAACTACGCGactgtttctgaaaaacaacagatgaaAATGTCACGTACGCTTAGTGCATTTACCACTGgaattgtttctaaaaaagatgCCCCAAGAGAGGAAAGTTCGTGTGGAAGCtcaagtgaaaataacaaaatgcttgtgAGCCAGCAGCGCACAGAACACACTGTCACGTCTTCCACTTGTGGTCAACAACAAGCGCTACAAATTTTCGCTGGAGCTACGATAAGCGGTGGAAACATTCATGTTTCGATCAACACACTCAACAAAAAACCTATATTGCCGACAAGCCCGAAGCCTAAATATCAAAGGTACAAAAGACTCTTAAGTTCTGATTCTGAGTCCGACTAG
- the LOC140942876 gene encoding serine/threonine-protein kinase Nek9-like codes for MADDSFVEPKASEEPYTRIKTLGRGAFGEAVLYRKTEDNVLVVVKEVNLSRASDKERADAEKEVDILSLLNHTNIVTYYNHYIDGTSLLIEMEYCNGGTLNDKICAQKELFAEEIVIWYFFQICSGMSHIHECGIVHRDIKTLNIFLTKSGLVKLGDFGIATVLKGSREFMAESVVGTPYYMSPEIVQGHKYNQKSDMWALGCVLYEMLTLRKVFDATNPLRLVSDIVKGQYEEIDSEYSSDMHSLVTILLSQNPDDRPTVAEVLAMPLLSSLGREMQKKVWELNASTRRARHASGSTEVVPIITSKSSEVFYWGGGKQTPHKVDMFQGGHSALQLAVGQSHFAVVTVENELFTWANVHGGKQMVGQLGHGDTAAYRIPKPIDSLHGIPIKQVACGDEFTACVTEDGVLYAFGSDYWGCIGCNNELDEEVVTPYRVRFFDENPVEQVACGECHVVALTASKEVYSWGCGEYGRLGLGNEDDCAAPQKVDVPAQCRLVSVCCGSDFTFLLTATGRLLGFGNNDENQLGIDTPQSLRKRQIKSVSGHFPYLTLPKPVMPLNKYSITSVSAGRTHSAVIDAYGRLITVGSNKFGQLGLGDFKPRTGPCIVGGEMVGKRIVQAACGDDFTVVATADNQIYSWGRGDNGRLGVLTDSLMRAKGGIPCTAVPRPIFGALHVLSCVACRHWNSLIVAERVLSSRTVKRAGSSGRSLESQSSGDQSDSVFSDPMRLDINQDSGPADGNYLYGDLTKDSGVGRSPRTPGPGSDPRSLSESSVPPAWLQDELDQAEYISMESGSNSGRTSSQATASSRDRNLSNSESTVPDWLKNELRESEYIPIDGHASPSSRSNGISLSSVAVQCDLQPSDVEEMKALLLQLQQENAKLKEKLAQQSKKMKILQQENNTFIANQKKFWELIDSWHKDCQKASSANSQNKQGEGSNSLQPLAEAASTESSDDTWDV; via the exons ATGGCGGACGACTCGTTCGTTGAACCAAAAGCATCGGAAGAACCTTACACGAGGATAAAGACCCTGGGAAGAGGAGCTTTTGGCGAAGCAGTTTTGTATCGCAAAACGGAG GACAATGTCCTTGTGGTGGTCAAAGAGGTCAACTTAAGTCGTGCTAGTGACAAGGAAAGAGCTGATGCTGAAAAAGAGGTGGATATCCTGTCGCTGTTGAATCACACCAATATTGTAACATACTATAATCATTATATCGATGGTACATCACTTCTTATTGAAATGGAATACTGCAATG GTGGTACACTGAATGATAAAATATGTGCACAGAAAGAACTTTTTGCAGAAGAG ATAGTAATCTGGTATTTCTTCCAAATATGTTCTGGAATGAGTCACATTCATGAATGTGGTATTGTTCACAG AGACATCAAGACACTTAACATTTTCTTGACTAAATCTGGGTTGGTGAAACTTGGCGATTTTGGTATTGCAACTGTGTTAAAAGGATCAAGAGAATTTATGGCTGAATCT GTTGTTGGTACCCCATACTACATGTCACCTGAAATAGTCCAAGGACACAA ATACAACCAAAAGAGTGACATGTGGGCATTGGGATGTGTTTTGTACGAGATGCTCACACTGAGAAAAGTGTTCGATGCAACA AATCCTCTGAGACTTGTGTCTGACATTGTCAAAGGGCAGTATGAAGAGATTGACTCAGAATATTCAAGTGACATGCATAGTTTGGTAACAATTCTATTATCACAG AATCCAGATGACAGACCGACAGTTGCAGAAGTTCTAGCTATGCCCTTACTAAGCAGTTTGGGAAG GGAAATGCAAAAGAAAGTTTGGGAGTTGAATGCTTCAACCAGAAGAGCAAG GCACGCCAGTGGATCAACAGAAGTTGTCCCCATTATCACATCTAAAAGTAGTGAG GTGTTTTACTGGGGAGGTGGTAAACAAACTCCACATAAAGTAGACATGTTTCAAGGTGGACATTCCGCGCTTCAG cTGGCTGTTGGTCAATCACATTtcgctgttgtaactgttgAAAATGAACTCTTCACGTGGGCT aatgtaCATGGCGGCAAACAGATGGTAGGCCAGCTGGGACATGGTGATACAGCAGCTTATCGCATCCCAAAACCAATCGATTCATTACATGGAATTCCCATCAAACAAGTTGCGTGCGGAGATGAGTTCACGGCGTGTGTGACAG AGGATGGAGTGTTATACGCTTTCGGCTCAGATTACTGGGGCTGTATCGGCTGCAACAATGAACTGGACGAGGAAGTTGTTACCCCATACAGAGTAAGATTTTTTGATGAGAATCCTGTTGAGCAGGTTGCCTGTGGAGAGTGCCATGTTGTGGCGCTAACAG CTTCAAAGGAAGTTTACTCTTGGGGTTGTGGAGAGTATG GTCGTTTAGGGCTGGGAAATGAAGATGATTGCGCTGCTCCACAGAAG GTGGATGTACCCGCACAGTGTCGGTTGGTATCCGTCTGCTGCGGTTCTGATTTCACCTTTCTACTCACTGCAACTGGGCGACTTCTCGGTTTTGGAAACAACGACGAGAACCAGCTTGGAATCGATACACCACAGTCACTaagaaaaaggcaaataaaG tctgTCTCTGGTCACTTTCCTTATCTCACCCTCCCCAAACCTGTAATGCCTCTTAACAA gTATAGTATAACCTCTGTCTCAGCTGGAAGGACACATTCTGCTGTAATAGATG CCTACGGTCGGCTTATAACAGTGGGCTCCAACAAGTTTGGCCAGCTAGGATTGGGAGACTTCAAGCCACGAACGGGACCTTGTATCGTGGGTGGCGAAATGGTTGGCAAACGGATTGTTCAAGCAGCATGTGGAGATGACTTTACAGTTGTGGCTACTGCTG ATAACCAGATCTACTCATGGGGGAGGGGTGATAATGGTCGGCTTGGCGTGTTGACGGACAGCCTAATGCGTGCCAAGGGTGGAATCCCGTGCACTGCAGTCCCGCGCCCGATTTTTGGCGCCCTACACGTGCTCTCGTGCGTGGCGTGCAGACACTGGAATTCGCTTATTGTGGCGGAGCGCGTTCTTAGTTCGCGCACTGTCAAGCGCGCAGGGTCATCAGGACGCTCTTTGGAATCTCAATCGT CAGGTGATCAAAGTGACTCAGTTTTCTCGGATCCAATGAGACTGGATATCAATCAAGACAGTGGTCCAGCCGATGGGAATTACCTGTACGGAGACTTGACTAAAGACTCGGGAGTTGGCCGCTCACCTCGAACTCCGGGGCCTGGGTCCGACCCCAGAAGTCTGAGCGAGAGTAGCGTGCCGCCAGCTTGGCTACAAGAT GAGCTTGATCAGGCAGAGTATATTTCCATGGAATCGGGCAGCAACTCTGGTAGAACCTCGTCCCAGGCTACCGCATCCAGTCGTGACCGCAATCTCTCCAATTCTGAGAGCACGGTACCGGATTGGTTGAAAAAT GAGCTCCGTGAGTCTGAGTATATTCCCATAGATGGCCATGCGTCGCCCTCATCCAGAAGCAA TGGGATTTCCTTGTCGTCAGTAGCAGTTCAGTGCGATCTTCAGCCAA GCGATGTAGAAGAAATGAAAGCTTTGTTACTACAGCTGCAACAGGAGAACGCCAAG CTTAAGGAAAAGTTAGCTCAACAGAGTaagaaaatgaagattttacAGCAAGAG AACAACACATTTATTGCTAATCAAAAGAAGTTTTGGGAGCTGATTGACTCGTGGCATAAAGATTGTCAGAAGGCTTCCTCAGCGAACTCCCAAAATAAACAG GGTGAAGGCAGTAACAGCCTTCAACCGTTAGCAGAGGCGGCCTCGACAGAGTCATCTGACGACACGTGGGATGTTTGA